The Bdellovibrio sp. ZAP7 DNA segment AGAAAAGCTTCATGTCTAGAGTCCGCCCATCTTTTTCACGATATCAAAATGCTTTTTATCCACAGGCTGCACGGAAAGGCGGGAACCTTTGGCCAAAACCAGCATGTCTGACAATTTCGGGTTATCGCGAAGCTCTTGCAAAGAAACGATCTCAGAAAATTTCTGAACGTATTCCACTTGCGTGCAATACCAGATGGGTTTTTCTTTGGTCGCTTTGGCATCAAAGTATTCAGATTTTTTATCAAACTGGGCTTTATCTGGCTCTGCCACGTGAGAAATACGGGCAAGGCCAGCGACACCAGGTGGTTCGGCATTGGAGTGATAGAACAAAACCATATCGCCCACTTGCATATCTTTTTGCATAAAGTTGCGAGCTTGGTAATTGCGCACACCTTCCCACCAGGTCG contains these protein-coding regions:
- a CDS encoding EVE domain-containing protein, with protein sequence MKYWLMKSEPDVYSIDQLKKDSTTWWEGVRNYQARNFMQKDMQVGDMVLFYHSNAEPPGVAGLARISHVAEPDKAQFDKKSEYFDAKATKEKPIWYCTQVEYVQKFSEIVSLQELRDNPKLSDMLVLAKGSRLSVQPVDKKHFDIVKKMGGL